Proteins found in one Cervus canadensis isolate Bull #8, Minnesota chromosome 24, ASM1932006v1, whole genome shotgun sequence genomic segment:
- the LOC122426713 gene encoding uncharacterized protein LOC122426713 isoform X1, whose protein sequence is MSQVALKTMNLSSEHCNMSDWLRLEATVKASVYVMAFSFATFITVIIIAIVSQNSKLRKEVRYILLCHHLLCISSYCGLGVIFQGMRAFLANSPVLVCWVVFGAQLSVGEGILFTLALMAAHTYLVICWPLTSVSFVDSVKYKILSGTWLIIILKNACLFLIDSTGPTQIALLKSEPLCPVVLNGIPARAIGMVFLFLLLSIILISYSLIYKEGKRAGHFNRSNIKARKTVLIHLVQLGLHVIPTLLFIGLGKMCGVFFFALNLVLFGVFAFAQCFNPLIYGLWNRELKSRLHYWVCCQLWCGHCGVTSRVSV, encoded by the coding sequence GAGCCAGGTTGCCCTGAAGACCATGAACTTGTCTTCTGAACACTGCAATATGTCAGACTGGCTGAGGCTGGAAGCAACCGTGAAGGCCTCCGTGTATGTGATGGCTTTCTCCTTCGCCACGTTCATCACAGTCATCATTATCGCCATCGTATCACAGAATTCAAAACTGAGGAAAGAGGTTCGATACATCCTTCTCTGTCACCACCTGCTGTGCATCTCTTCCTACTGCGGCCTGGGGGTGATTTTCCAAGGGATGCGAGCCTTCCTGGCCAACAGCCCTGTCCTGGTATGCTGGGTGGTGTTTGGGGCACAGCTGAGTGTTGGAGAAGGGATCCTCTTCACGCTGGCCTTGATGGCGGCCCACACGTACCTGGTGATCTGCTGGCCCTTGACATCTGTGTCCTTTGTAGATTCCGTTAAGTATAAGATTCTGTCTGGGACTTGGCTCATCATTATACTGAAGAATGCTTGCCTCTTCCTCATAGACAGCACTGGCCCTACGCAGATTGCTCTTTTAAAATCTGAGCCCCTTTGCCCAGTGGTCTTGAATGGCATTCCTGCTAGAGCCATTGGCatggttttccttttccttcttctgtctATCATTCTTATAAGTTACTCCCTGATATACAAAGAAGGGAAACGGGCTGGCCACTTTAATAGGTCAAATATCAAAGCAAGGAAAACCGTCCTTATTCATTTAGTGCAATTGGGCCTGCACGTAATACCAACTCTGTTATTCATTGGTTTGGGAAAGATGTGTGgagtgtttttctttgctttaaatcTGGTGCTTTTTGGAGTCTTTGCCTTTGCCCAGTGTTTTAACCCTCTGATCTACGGGCTCTGGAACAGAGAGTTGAAAAGCAGATTACATTACTGGGTGTGCTGTCAGCTGTGGTGTGGTCACTGTGGTGTGACCAGCAGAGTGtcagtttaa
- the LOC122426713 gene encoding uncharacterized protein LOC122426713 isoform X2, whose protein sequence is MNLSSEHCNMSDWLRLEATVKASVYVMAFSFATFITVIIIAIVSQNSKLRKEVRYILLCHHLLCISSYCGLGVIFQGMRAFLANSPVLVCWVVFGAQLSVGEGILFTLALMAAHTYLVICWPLTSVSFVDSVKYKILSGTWLIIILKNACLFLIDSTGPTQIALLKSEPLCPVVLNGIPARAIGMVFLFLLLSIILISYSLIYKEGKRAGHFNRSNIKARKTVLIHLVQLGLHVIPTLLFIGLGKMCGVFFFALNLVLFGVFAFAQCFNPLIYGLWNRELKSRLHYWVCCQLWCGHCGVTSRVSV, encoded by the coding sequence ATGAACTTGTCTTCTGAACACTGCAATATGTCAGACTGGCTGAGGCTGGAAGCAACCGTGAAGGCCTCCGTGTATGTGATGGCTTTCTCCTTCGCCACGTTCATCACAGTCATCATTATCGCCATCGTATCACAGAATTCAAAACTGAGGAAAGAGGTTCGATACATCCTTCTCTGTCACCACCTGCTGTGCATCTCTTCCTACTGCGGCCTGGGGGTGATTTTCCAAGGGATGCGAGCCTTCCTGGCCAACAGCCCTGTCCTGGTATGCTGGGTGGTGTTTGGGGCACAGCTGAGTGTTGGAGAAGGGATCCTCTTCACGCTGGCCTTGATGGCGGCCCACACGTACCTGGTGATCTGCTGGCCCTTGACATCTGTGTCCTTTGTAGATTCCGTTAAGTATAAGATTCTGTCTGGGACTTGGCTCATCATTATACTGAAGAATGCTTGCCTCTTCCTCATAGACAGCACTGGCCCTACGCAGATTGCTCTTTTAAAATCTGAGCCCCTTTGCCCAGTGGTCTTGAATGGCATTCCTGCTAGAGCCATTGGCatggttttccttttccttcttctgtctATCATTCTTATAAGTTACTCCCTGATATACAAAGAAGGGAAACGGGCTGGCCACTTTAATAGGTCAAATATCAAAGCAAGGAAAACCGTCCTTATTCATTTAGTGCAATTGGGCCTGCACGTAATACCAACTCTGTTATTCATTGGTTTGGGAAAGATGTGTGgagtgtttttctttgctttaaatcTGGTGCTTTTTGGAGTCTTTGCCTTTGCCCAGTGTTTTAACCCTCTGATCTACGGGCTCTGGAACAGAGAGTTGAAAAGCAGATTACATTACTGGGTGTGCTGTCAGCTGTGGTGTGGTCACTGTGGTGTGACCAGCAGAGTGtcagtttaa